A single Defluviitalea saccharophila DNA region contains:
- a CDS encoding peptide ABC transporter substrate-binding protein has product MKLKKQWAMLLAVVIVLGVALTACGKKDETQTVGEAGQQTEQNGASDYEGEKILDYYLSSEPQTLDPQQMWGQPDIQVENMFMEGLMRFGKDDSSLEPGVAKGYTYDEATNTYTFELRDDAKWADGTPITANDFFFAWRLAIDTSGAYSFLIADYIEGAADYAAYDKAAFLAEKDANFAKLGEEEQAARLEAMTEEELSAFQAKKDELWSNVKAVAEGNTIAVTVAVPAPYFPNLTAFAVYAPVKEAFYNKQSAANKYGIEAEGLLANGPWKVAEWAHKDYFKLVKNENYWNKDNISFDVINMKIVNDVETRTNLLKTGALDGSAIQSKDVPDFEDVATLDQLNLQPMINRSDFSIFYIDFNHFDNPITQNANIRKALMYAMDRTSFVEKINIGDRPALAIVPEAFPGLEKTFREENGMELYSDNAKDKAKEYLAAGLKELGMSELPTLDLLIGDGDIDQKVAEKFQADWKEIGINVNLVPLPWAERLTRLQNGDFGMSASGWGPDYPDAMTFLELFESVNPNNNGKYNNPEYDKLIQAAKKEKDAATRIQYLYDAEKILTEDAVIAPMYYRNVHFTFKNYINGVVIRGVGATVDFYWSNIDMNAKNAEKK; this is encoded by the coding sequence ATGAAATTAAAAAAACAATGGGCTATGCTCTTAGCTGTTGTTATAGTTCTTGGTGTTGCATTAACAGCCTGTGGCAAGAAGGACGAAACACAAACAGTTGGTGAAGCAGGTCAGCAAACAGAACAAAACGGTGCATCCGATTATGAGGGTGAGAAGATATTAGACTACTATTTATCTTCAGAACCTCAAACTTTAGACCCTCAACAAATGTGGGGACAACCGGACATACAGGTTGAAAATATGTTTATGGAAGGTTTAATGAGATTTGGTAAAGATGACTCTTCTCTTGAACCAGGGGTTGCTAAAGGATATACCTATGACGAAGCAACGAACACTTATACTTTTGAACTTCGTGACGATGCAAAATGGGCTGATGGAACTCCAATTACAGCGAATGATTTCTTCTTCGCATGGAGATTGGCAATAGATACATCCGGAGCATACAGCTTCTTAATTGCTGATTATATCGAAGGGGCTGCTGATTATGCGGCATACGATAAAGCAGCTTTCTTAGCAGAAAAAGATGCTAACTTTGCAAAGCTTGGTGAAGAAGAGCAAGCTGCTCGCTTAGAAGCTATGACAGAAGAAGAATTAAGCGCATTCCAAGCTAAAAAAGATGAACTTTGGAGCAATGTAAAAGCAGTTGCAGAAGGAAATACAATTGCCGTTACAGTTGCAGTTCCAGCACCATATTTCCCTAACTTAACTGCCTTTGCAGTATATGCTCCTGTTAAAGAAGCATTTTATAATAAACAAAGTGCAGCAAATAAATATGGTATCGAAGCAGAAGGACTTCTTGCTAACGGACCTTGGAAAGTTGCAGAATGGGCTCATAAAGATTACTTTAAATTAGTTAAAAACGAAAATTACTGGAATAAAGATAATATTAGTTTTGATGTAATCAATATGAAAATAGTAAACGACGTAGAAACAAGAACCAACTTGTTAAAAACCGGAGCTTTAGACGGTTCTGCAATTCAATCAAAAGACGTGCCGGATTTTGAAGACGTGGCGACATTGGATCAATTAAATCTTCAGCCAATGATCAACCGCTCCGACTTCAGTATTTTCTATATTGACTTTAACCACTTTGATAATCCGATTACACAAAATGCAAATATCCGTAAAGCATTAATGTATGCGATGGATAGAACTTCTTTTGTTGAAAAAATCAATATTGGAGATCGTCCTGCATTAGCGATTGTTCCAGAAGCATTCCCTGGGCTTGAAAAGACTTTCCGTGAAGAAAATGGAATGGAACTCTATTCAGACAATGCTAAGGATAAAGCAAAAGAATATTTAGCAGCAGGTCTTAAAGAATTAGGAATGTCCGAACTTCCAACCCTTGACTTACTCATCGGTGACGGAGATATTGACCAAAAAGTTGCTGAAAAATTCCAAGCTGACTGGAAAGAAATCGGAATCAACGTAAATCTTGTTCCGCTTCCATGGGCAGAAAGATTAACGAGACTTCAAAACGGCGATTTTGGAATGAGTGCTTCCGGATGGGGCCCTGACTATCCTGATGCGATGACTTTCTTAGAATTGTTTGAATCTGTAAATCCAAACAATAACGGAAAATACAATAATCCTGAATACGATAAACTCATTCAGGCAGCCAAAAAAGAAAAAGATGCAGCAACACGTATTCAATATCTGTATGATGCAGAAAAAATTCTTACTGAAGATGCTGTTATAGCACCAATGTATTATAGAAATGTTCATTTCACATTCAAAAATTATATTAATGGTGTTGTGATCAGAGGGGTAGGAGCAACAGTTGACTTCTATTGGTCAAATATCGACATGAATGCAAAAAATGCAGAAAAGAAATAA
- a CDS encoding ABC transporter permease, giving the protein MLKYILKRLLMALGTLWVIATLTFFLMHALPNDPFTDPKLKPEVKQALRVKYGLDKPLSEQYIIYMKNIAKGDLGTSIKYPGRSVTDMIKQSFPKSFALGWRALIIAVAFGVFLGIIAALNHQKILDYLSIIIAIIGVSIPSIILGPILAYFFGVQLGWFPVTVDKTQWSLILPSITLALSSLATISRLMRTTTLEVLGQDYISTAKSKGLAKFQIVWKHVLRNAIMPVITVLGPLFAALITGSIVVEKIFAVAGLGEYFVSTITEQDYPMIMGITIFYAALIILSILVVDIIYGLIDPRLKIAGKGGK; this is encoded by the coding sequence GTGCTGAAGTATATTTTAAAACGGCTTTTAATGGCGCTGGGAACGCTTTGGGTTATTGCAACACTGACGTTTTTCTTAATGCATGCCCTTCCTAATGACCCATTTACCGATCCAAAATTAAAGCCGGAAGTGAAACAAGCCCTAAGAGTAAAATATGGATTAGATAAGCCTCTTTCCGAGCAATACATCATCTATATGAAAAATATTGCAAAAGGAGATTTGGGAACGTCTATCAAATATCCGGGACGCTCTGTAACGGATATGATCAAACAAAGTTTTCCGAAATCCTTTGCTTTAGGATGGAGAGCTCTGATTATTGCTGTGGCCTTTGGTGTGTTTTTGGGAATCATTGCAGCCCTTAATCATCAAAAGATTTTGGACTATTTATCCATTATTATTGCAATCATCGGTGTATCCATACCCTCCATTATTTTAGGACCGATACTGGCATATTTTTTTGGTGTCCAGTTAGGATGGTTCCCTGTAACCGTAGATAAAACACAATGGTCACTGATTTTACCGTCTATTACCCTGGCACTAAGTTCATTGGCTACCATTTCAAGATTAATGCGAACAACCACCTTGGAAGTGCTTGGACAGGATTATATTAGTACTGCAAAATCCAAGGGGCTAGCAAAATTTCAAATTGTATGGAAGCATGTACTAAGAAATGCCATTATGCCCGTTATTACCGTATTAGGTCCATTGTTTGCAGCGCTCATTACAGGCTCCATTGTCGTTGAAAAGATTTTCGCTGTAGCTGGACTGGGTGAATATTTCGTTTCTACAATTACGGAGCAGGATTATCCTATGATTATGGGTATTACCATTTTTTATGCCGCCTTGATTATCCTTTCAATTTTAGTGGTAGACATTATTTACGGCTTAATAGATCCCAGACTTAAAATTGCAGGGAAGGGAGGAAAATAG
- a CDS encoding GerMN domain-containing protein, which produces MNGSTYFFILLFMGLMFVSPAFSQQSLSNPTVKEKKVEELFEALLGDTSREGNLIPEGTKLIHYSFENHHLILNFSEDIKNYGGTATEQWIVYKILSTGFSIPEVESITVLIEGRKDYLPEGTIIDGYKKEVWLEERMKSEWRELTKENTG; this is translated from the coding sequence ATGAATGGATCAACATATTTTTTTATTTTGCTATTTATGGGCTTAATGTTTGTTTCGCCGGCATTTTCACAGCAGAGTTTATCCAATCCGACTGTAAAAGAAAAAAAAGTGGAAGAATTATTTGAAGCACTTTTAGGAGATACTTCTAGAGAAGGTAATCTTATTCCGGAAGGAACAAAACTCATTCATTATTCTTTTGAAAATCATCATTTGATTTTAAACTTCTCAGAAGACATAAAAAATTATGGCGGAACAGCAACAGAGCAGTGGATTGTATACAAAATTTTATCCACGGGGTTTTCCATTCCAGAGGTAGAAAGTATTACTGTATTGATTGAAGGACGAAAAGATTATCTTCCTGAGGGAACTATAATAGATGGATACAAAAAAGAGGTTTGGCTAGAAGAAAGGATGAAAAGTGAATGGAGAGAGTTGACAAAAGAGAACACGGGATGA
- a CDS encoding XTP/dITP diphosphatase, which translates to MKRIIFATKNKGKIAEINEIMKDLNVEVVSMEEAGIDVDIVEDGTTFEENAIIKVKEIMKITNDIVMADDSGLEIDFLNKAPGVHSARFEGENTPYDIKNKKILDMLSGVPDEKRTARFVCVIAAGFPDGEIITARGVIEGRIGYEIKGENGFGYDPIFYVPEYDMTTAQMPRDLKNQISHRGKALEKMKSELKMRLGEIE; encoded by the coding sequence ATGAAAAGAATTATATTTGCAACAAAGAACAAAGGAAAAATCGCAGAAATTAATGAAATTATGAAGGATCTCAATGTGGAAGTTGTATCTATGGAAGAAGCAGGCATTGATGTTGATATTGTAGAGGACGGAACTACCTTTGAGGAAAATGCCATTATTAAAGTTAAAGAGATTATGAAAATTACCAATGACATCGTTATGGCAGATGACTCAGGCCTTGAGATTGATTTTCTCAATAAAGCGCCGGGGGTTCATTCTGCTCGATTTGAAGGAGAAAATACTCCTTATGATATCAAAAATAAAAAGATTTTAGATATGCTATCAGGGGTTCCCGATGAGAAGAGAACTGCAAGATTCGTCTGTGTCATTGCAGCAGGATTTCCTGATGGAGAGATCATCACTGCAAGGGGAGTCATAGAAGGACGCATAGGATATGAAATAAAAGGGGAAAACGGTTTTGGATATGATCCTATTTTCTATGTTCCAGAATACGATATGACAACAGCCCAGATGCCAAGGGATTTAAAAAATCAGATCAGTCACAGGGGAAAGGCATTAGAGAAAATGAAAAGTGAGCTAAAAATGCGACTGGGGGAAATAGAATAA
- a CDS encoding ABC transporter permease, translating to MTNMKLDPSDFTHVGKNLKAAGEIKRPSLSYWKDAFRRLKNNKVAMVSFFVLIVLIIMSCIGPIITKSLYGHTYEKQNLAEQNQTPIMSNARSITLLSNEVFKYEEYIPNYRKSKIKFKNVQLKAAGKLGFKIGNQVDESWQGDKKEYELVIDVVNTDTWGSIIDKLNVEGEKLLVQDPDFRGIEFAKKGSNLVVETKGEKWFNKTHWFGTDEFGRDLFTRLWEGGRISFFIAFISVFITALFGILYGGISGYVGGKVDDLLMRVVEILMTVPDMLYTILLLTVMDPGIKPISIVLIVTGWMGTARIVRGEVMRLKHSEYVVAAKALGADSKRIILKHLIPNTMGPIIVDMTMMIPKMIFAEAFLSFIGLGVPVPYASWGSLANQGAKIFRQYPHQLLVPAIAISLTMFAFNLLGDGLRDALDPRLRK from the coding sequence ATGACCAATATGAAATTAGACCCAAGTGATTTTACTCATGTAGGCAAAAATTTAAAAGCCGCAGGAGAAATTAAAAGACCAAGTTTGTCCTATTGGAAAGATGCCTTTAGAAGATTAAAAAACAACAAAGTGGCGATGGTCTCATTTTTCGTTTTAATTGTTTTGATTATTATGTCTTGTATAGGACCTATAATAACGAAATCATTATATGGCCATACCTATGAGAAGCAAAATCTGGCAGAGCAAAATCAAACGCCCATTATGAGCAATGCCAGAAGCATTACGCTTTTATCCAATGAGGTTTTTAAATATGAAGAATATATTCCTAATTATCGTAAAAGCAAGATTAAATTTAAGAATGTTCAGCTTAAAGCTGCAGGTAAACTAGGCTTTAAAATCGGAAATCAAGTGGATGAATCCTGGCAGGGAGATAAGAAAGAATATGAGCTCGTTATAGATGTTGTCAATACAGACACATGGGGAAGTATTATAGACAAGCTCAATGTCGAAGGTGAAAAATTACTGGTACAGGATCCGGATTTTAGAGGAATTGAATTTGCCAAAAAAGGTTCCAACCTGGTGGTAGAAACCAAAGGAGAAAAGTGGTTTAATAAAACCCATTGGTTCGGAACCGATGAATTTGGAAGAGACTTGTTTACACGACTGTGGGAAGGCGGACGTATTTCCTTCTTTATAGCCTTTATTTCAGTATTCATAACAGCTCTTTTCGGAATTCTTTATGGGGGAATATCAGGCTATGTTGGGGGAAAAGTCGATGATCTTCTCATGCGTGTTGTCGAGATATTAATGACGGTACCGGATATGCTTTATACCATTCTATTACTTACAGTAATGGACCCGGGTATTAAACCCATAAGTATCGTATTAATTGTAACGGGATGGATGGGAACAGCCCGTATTGTTCGTGGAGAAGTGATGAGACTTAAACATTCCGAATATGTGGTAGCTGCAAAAGCCTTAGGGGCGGATTCCAAGAGAATTATTTTAAAACATCTTATTCCAAACACCATGGGACCTATTATTGTGGATATGACCATGATGATTCCTAAGATGATTTTTGCAGAAGCATTTTTAAGCTTTATCGGCCTTGGTGTTCCCGTGCCTTATGCATCATGGGGATCATTAGCAAATCAAGGGGCAAAGATATTTAGACAATATCCTCATCAATTACTCGTTCCGGCGATTGCTATCAGTTTAACCATGTTTGCATTTAATTTATTAGGGGACGGGCTTAGGGATGCTCTTGATCCAAGACTTAGAAAATAG
- a CDS encoding alpha/beta-type small acid-soluble spore protein — protein MANSTNRKAVPQAKAALDQFKFEVANEIGVPLKQGYNGDLTSAQAGYVGGYMVKKMIERQEQQMAGTNPVK, from the coding sequence ATGGCTAATAGCACAAACAGAAAAGCAGTTCCTCAAGCAAAAGCAGCTTTAGATCAATTCAAATTTGAAGTTGCTAACGAAATTGGAGTACCTTTAAAACAAGGGTACAATGGTGACTTAACATCCGCTCAAGCTGGTTATGTAGGCGGATACATGGTTAAAAAAATGATTGAAAGACAAGAACAACAAATGGCTGGCACAAATCCTGTTAAATAG
- the rph gene encoding ribonuclease PH has translation MERVDKREHGMIRPVKITRNYIKYPEGSVLIEMGETKVICNASVEDRVPPFKKGTGEGWITAEYSMLPRATETRNQRDINKLKMNSRSVEIQRLIGRALRSVVDFKALGERTITLDCDVIQADGGTRTASITGSFVALADACNNLLQKEIIKEMPIKNFVSAISVGVVEGTPLLDLCYEEDSRAEVDMNIVMTDQGEYIEVQGTGEKYPFSFEMFNNLLQLGSKGTRELIEKQKEALGEIADLIGGSNQ, from the coding sequence ATGGAGAGAGTTGACAAAAGAGAACACGGGATGATCAGACCTGTAAAAATTACCCGTAACTATATCAAATATCCGGAAGGATCTGTACTTATAGAGATGGGAGAAACAAAAGTAATCTGTAATGCCAGTGTGGAGGACAGAGTGCCGCCTTTTAAAAAAGGAACCGGAGAAGGCTGGATTACTGCAGAATATTCAATGCTTCCCAGAGCAACAGAAACAAGAAATCAAAGAGATATTAATAAGCTGAAGATGAACAGTCGTTCCGTAGAGATCCAAAGACTGATCGGACGAGCTCTGCGTTCTGTAGTAGATTTTAAGGCATTAGGAGAAAGGACCATCACGTTGGATTGTGATGTCATACAGGCAGATGGAGGGACCAGAACAGCTTCTATTACAGGAAGCTTTGTTGCTTTGGCAGATGCTTGTAATAACCTTTTACAAAAAGAAATAATTAAGGAGATGCCCATTAAAAATTTTGTTTCTGCCATTAGTGTAGGGGTTGTGGAAGGAACACCTTTATTAGATTTATGCTATGAAGAAGATAGTCGTGCGGAAGTAGATATGAATATCGTCATGACGGATCAAGGGGAATATATAGAAGTACAAGGAACAGGAGAAAAATATCCTTTTTCCTTTGAAATGTTCAACAACTTACTTCAATTAGGCAGTAAAGGCACCAGAGAACTCATTGAAAAACAAAAAGAAGCACTGGGAGAAATTGCTGATCTTATCGGGGGAAGTAATCAATGA
- a CDS encoding CYTH domain-containing protein, with translation MEIERKFLVHELPENLDKFEKREIVQGYISIDPTIRLRKSNDEYYLTFKSKGHLKREEMEFPLTREQFENLWPKVDSSTIYKTRYNIPLENNLIAELDVYHENLEGLLTVEVEFVSEKDSEKFIPPHWFGKDVTHDSRYKNSNIAVYGIPK, from the coding sequence ATGGAAATAGAAAGAAAATTTTTAGTGCATGAGCTGCCTGAAAATCTCGACAAATTTGAAAAAAGAGAGATTGTGCAAGGGTATATTTCAATTGATCCAACGATTAGATTAAGAAAAAGCAATGATGAGTATTATCTGACATTTAAGAGTAAAGGACATCTTAAAAGAGAAGAAATGGAGTTTCCTCTGACCAGAGAACAGTTTGAAAATCTTTGGCCAAAGGTGGATTCCTCTACAATTTATAAAACCCGATATAATATTCCTTTAGAAAATAATCTGATTGCCGAATTGGATGTATATCATGAAAATCTGGAAGGCTTGCTGACTGTTGAAGTGGAATTTGTTTCAGAAAAGGATTCAGAAAAGTTCATTCCTCCCCATTGGTTTGGAAAAGATGTGACCCATGACAGCAGATACAAAAACAGTAATATTGCAGTGTATGGAATCCCGAAATAA
- a CDS encoding ABC transporter ATP-binding protein: protein MKKILEVKNLEVSFDTYAGEVKAVRDISFDLYEGETLAIVGESGSGKSVTAKSLMRLNPEPPVRYKGGQILFNGKNILDYKEKEMQKIRGSQIGMIFQDPMTSLNPTMTVGKQIMEGLKKHQKIEGAVAKETALNMLKMVQIPNPEQRFHEYPHQFSGGMRQRAMIAIALVCNPQILIADEPTTALDVTIQAQILDLMRDLQKKIKTSIILITHDLGVVAHSAQRIIVMYGGKVVESGTTDEIFYHSKHPYTWGLLKSVPRLDISKEDGRLDSIEGTPPDLLAPPKGCPFADRCEHAMEICRKQMPPQFKTGENQYSACWLNHELAPKVENPNKLAEKFSAKGGAK, encoded by the coding sequence ATGAAGAAAATACTAGAAGTTAAGAATTTAGAAGTTTCCTTTGACACCTATGCAGGAGAAGTCAAAGCGGTAAGAGATATCTCTTTTGATTTGTATGAAGGTGAAACTTTAGCGATTGTAGGAGAATCTGGTTCGGGAAAGTCTGTTACGGCAAAATCTTTAATGCGGCTCAACCCTGAACCACCTGTAAGATATAAAGGTGGACAAATTCTTTTTAATGGCAAAAATATTTTAGACTATAAAGAAAAAGAAATGCAGAAAATTAGAGGCAGTCAAATCGGAATGATTTTCCAGGATCCTATGACTTCTTTAAATCCAACCATGACTGTGGGAAAACAGATTATGGAAGGATTAAAAAAACATCAGAAGATAGAAGGAGCAGTGGCAAAAGAAACAGCATTAAACATGCTTAAAATGGTCCAAATTCCTAATCCTGAACAGAGATTTCATGAATACCCTCATCAATTTTCCGGTGGGATGAGACAAAGGGCCATGATTGCTATTGCTCTGGTGTGTAATCCTCAAATTCTGATTGCCGATGAACCGACTACTGCTTTGGATGTAACGATTCAAGCTCAAATATTAGATTTAATGAGGGATTTGCAGAAAAAAATTAAAACCTCCATTATATTAATTACCCATGACTTAGGAGTTGTAGCCCATTCAGCACAAAGAATCATTGTAATGTACGGAGGGAAAGTGGTAGAGAGCGGCACAACGGACGAAATCTTCTATCATTCCAAACATCCTTACACCTGGGGGCTTCTAAAGTCAGTGCCTAGATTAGATATCAGCAAGGAAGACGGAAGATTAGACTCCATTGAAGGTACACCTCCGGATTTATTAGCACCGCCTAAAGGATGTCCTTTTGCAGATAGATGTGAACATGCCATGGAAATCTGCCGAAAGCAGATGCCTCCACAGTTTAAAACAGGAGAAAATCAATATTCTGCATGTTGGCTGAATCATGAACTGGCGCCAAAGGTAGAAAATCCAAACAAACTTGCTGAAAAGTTTTCCGCTAAAGGAGGTGCAAAATAG
- a CDS encoding DUF503 domain-containing protein — MIIGACKIYFRASWVSSLKEKRMILKSIISKVKHRFNVSIAEIEMQDSHQNGVIGFACVSQETQHADQMIQNVINYIENNIEAEIYDIEIEII, encoded by the coding sequence ATGATTATTGGAGCGTGCAAGATTTATTTTCGAGCATCCTGGGTATCCTCATTAAAAGAAAAAAGGATGATTCTAAAAAGCATAATCAGCAAAGTAAAACATCGTTTTAATGTGTCCATTGCTGAAATAGAAATGCAGGATTCCCATCAAAACGGCGTTATAGGCTTTGCTTGTGTCTCTCAGGAGACTCAACATGCGGATCAAATGATTCAAAATGTAATCAACTATATAGAAAATAATATTGAAGCTGAAATTTATGATATCGAAATAGAAATCATATGA
- a CDS encoding metallophosphoesterase — protein MKLLILSDTHHSLHYARTVIQRIKDRMDMIVHLGDHDFDAVQLGKEFPDIPLHYVAGNCDFSSSPKEKIIHVCGRKILLTHGHKQNVKWGYDRISYYGEEKEVDAVLFGHTHIPLIEYYGSVLLLNPGSISQPRGTITPTFGILDIDQDGRMEPAIMTLGKNGEINRLNII, from the coding sequence ATGAAGCTTTTGATTTTAAGCGATACCCATCATTCACTTCATTATGCAAGAACAGTCATTCAAAGGATTAAAGACAGAATGGATATGATCGTTCATTTAGGAGATCACGATTTTGATGCTGTACAGCTTGGCAAAGAGTTTCCTGACATTCCTCTTCATTATGTTGCAGGAAATTGTGATTTTAGTTCATCTCCAAAGGAAAAGATTATTCATGTCTGCGGAAGGAAAATACTGCTTACTCATGGTCATAAACAGAATGTTAAATGGGGATATGACAGAATAAGCTATTACGGAGAAGAGAAGGAGGTTGATGCGGTACTTTTCGGACATACCCATATACCTCTCATTGAATATTACGGAAGCGTCCTTCTCTTGAATCCGGGAAGTATCAGCCAGCCAAGGGGAACGATCACTCCCACCTTTGGCATACTGGACATCGATCAGGATGGCAGGATGGAACCTGCCATTATGACTTTAGGAAAAAACGGTGAAATCAACAGATTAAATATCATCTAA
- a CDS encoding dipeptide ABC transporter ATP-binding protein → MKSKEKEVLIKVRNLKKYFEVEKGVYLKAVDNVSFDIYKGETLGLVGESGCGKSTTGRTLLNIYPATEGSVEFKGQNISKLKGKAAKDFTKSAQMIFQDPYASLNPRMLVSNIIGEGLDIHNLLKGQERTNRIHELLELVGLNKEHANRFPHEFSGGQRQRIGIARALAVNPEFIVCDEPISALDVSIQAQVVNLLEELQEKMGLTYLFIAHDLSMVRYISDRVAVMYLGSIVELADSDELYENPLHPYTKALLSAIPIPDPEIQRKRERIVLQGDVPSPINPPKGCKFVDRCPMATEQCRNQRPALKEVKPGHYVACHHWEENENQN, encoded by the coding sequence ATGAAGAGCAAAGAAAAGGAAGTTCTTATAAAAGTAAGAAATCTTAAAAAGTACTTTGAAGTAGAAAAAGGAGTATATCTGAAAGCTGTAGACAATGTTTCCTTTGATATATACAAAGGGGAAACGCTTGGCTTGGTTGGAGAATCAGGATGCGGGAAATCCACCACTGGGAGAACCCTTCTTAATATTTATCCTGCCACAGAAGGAAGCGTAGAGTTTAAAGGACAAAACATCTCTAAGCTGAAAGGTAAAGCGGCAAAGGATTTTACAAAGAGTGCTCAAATGATTTTCCAAGATCCTTATGCATCGTTAAATCCCAGAATGTTGGTTTCTAACATTATAGGGGAAGGTCTCGATATTCATAATTTGCTAAAAGGACAGGAAAGAACCAATCGTATTCATGAACTGCTGGAATTAGTAGGACTAAATAAAGAGCATGCCAATCGATTTCCCCATGAATTTAGTGGAGGACAAAGACAAAGAATAGGTATCGCAAGAGCTTTGGCAGTAAATCCCGAATTTATTGTATGTGACGAGCCTATTTCCGCATTGGACGTATCGATTCAAGCACAGGTAGTAAACCTTTTAGAAGAGCTTCAGGAAAAGATGGGGCTTACTTATTTGTTTATTGCCCACGATCTTTCCATGGTAAGATATATTTCTGATCGGGTAGCCGTAATGTATTTAGGTTCTATAGTGGAATTAGCCGATAGCGATGAATTATATGAAAATCCTCTTCATCCTTATACCAAAGCACTTTTATCAGCTATTCCTATTCCAGATCCGGAGATACAAAGAAAAAGAGAAAGAATTGTTTTACAGGGGGATGTTCCAAGTCCCATTAATCCTCCAAAAGGATGTAAATTTGTAGACAGGTGTCCTATGGCAACAGAACAATGCAGGAATCAAAGACCTGCATTAAAAGAAGTAAAACCGGGTCATTATGTTGCGTGTCACCACTGGGAAGAAAATGAGAACCAAAATTAA